One segment of Solanum lycopersicum chromosome 1, SLM_r2.1 DNA contains the following:
- the LOC101252027 gene encoding UDP-glucose:glycoprotein glucosyltransferase isoform X1, translated as MNRKHHSIHQNSRMGTRFRFGFWVVIAVAFSICLSGYSVSAANSKPKNVQVALRAKWSGTPILLEAGELLSKESKDHFWDFIELWLHSADENSDCRSAKDCLKRIIKYGRSLLSESLIAMFEFSLTLRSASPRIVLYRQLAEESLSSFPLTDDNSSSSPDEGVLQQSDNAKNKKVNPLLVGENPRSPEGNCCWVDTGERLFFDVAELLVWLQNAKEVSLDTLHPEIFEFDHVHPDSNVGNPVAILYGALGTHCFEQFHHTLTSAAREGKIYYVVRPVLPSGCESKSTPCGALGTRDSLNLGGYGVELALKNMEYKAMDDSIVKKGVTLEDPHTEDLSQEVRGFIFSRILERKQELTSEIMAFRDYLLSSTVSDTLDVWELKDLGHQTAQRIVHAADPLQSMQEINQNFPSVVSSLSRMKLNESIKEEIVTNQRMIPPGKSLMALNGALVNFEDIDLYLLVDMVHQELSLADQYSKMKIPVSTVRKLLSALPPSESSTFRVDYRSNHVHYLNNLEVDEMYKRWRSNLNEILMPVYPGQMRYIRKNIFHAVYVLDPSSICGLETIDAIVSMFENHIPIRFGVILYSAKLIEEIESSGGQLPLSYKEDSPNQEELSSLIIRLFIYIKENRGIATAFQFLSNVNKLRIESAAEDPPEVHHVEGAFVETLLPQAKTPPQDTLQKLEKDHTFKELSEESSLFVFKLGLAKRQCCLLFNGLVHEPTEDALMNAMNDELPKIQEHVYFGHINSHTDILDKFLSESGVQRYNPLIIAEGKVKPRFVSLSALILADNSFFNEINYLHSTETIDDLKPVTHLLAVNIASEKGMRFLREGIHYLMTGTTTGRLGVLFNSIQDPHSPSIFFMKVFQITASSYSHKKGALQFLDQICLLYQHEYMHASSAGTGNSEAFMDKVFELANSNGLSSMGLKSALSGLSDEKLKMHLKKVGKFLFGEVGLEYGANAVITNGRVISLADNTTFLSHDLQLLESLEFKQRIKHIVEIIEEVEWENIDPDTLTSKFISDIVMSVSSSISMRDRNSEGARFELLSAKYSAVVLENENSSIHIDAVIDPLSSSGQKLSSLLRLVSKSVRPSMRLVLNPMSSLVDLPLKNYYRYVIPTLDDFSSTDYTIYGPKAFFANMPPSKTLTMNLDVPEPWLVEPVVAVHDLDNMLLENLGETRTLQAVYELEALVLTGHCSEKDQEPPRGLQLILGTKSTPHLVDTLVMANLGYWQMKAFPGVWYLQLAPGRSSELYALKDDGDGGQETTLSKRIIIDDLRGKLVHMEVIKKKGKEHEKLLVSADEDSHSQEKKKGNQNSWNSNILKWASGFIGGSDQSKKSKNTPVEQVTGGRHGKTINIFSVASGHLYERFLKIMILSVLKNTQRPVKFWFIKNYLSPQFKDVIPHMAREYGFEYELITYKWPTWLHKQKEKQRIIWAYKILFLDVIFPLALEKVIFVDADQIVRTDMGELYDMDLKGRPLAYTPFCDNNREMDGYRFWKQGFWKEHLRGRPYHISALYVVDLLKFRETAAGDNLRVFYETLSKDPNSLSNLDQDLPNYAQHTVPIFSLPQEWLWCESWCGNATKPKAKTIDLCNNPMTKEPKLQGAKRIVAEWPELDYEARRVTAKILGEDFDPQDQAAPPAETQKTISDTPLEDEESKSEL; from the exons ATGAATCGAAAACATCATTCTattcatcaaaattcaagaatggGGACTCGTTTCAGATTTGGGTTTTGGGTTGTGATCGCTGTTGCTTTCTCCATTTGCCTCTCTGGGTATTCAGTTTCTGCCGCAAATAGTAAACCCAAGAATGTTCAGGTTGCTCTTAGGGCTAAATGGTCTGGTACCCCTATACTCTTGGAAGCCGG GGAGTTGCTATCAAAGGAATCTAAGGACCATTTTTGGGATTTTATTGAGTTATGGCTTCACTCTGCAGATGAAAATTCTGACTGCCGTAGTGCCAAAGATTGCTTGAAGAGAATAATAAAGTATGGGAGGTCTCTATTAAGTGAATCTTTGATAGCCATGTTTGAGTTTTCTCTCACTCTTCGATCAGCATCTCCTCGGATTGTGCTTTATCGTCAGTTGGCAGAGgaatctctttcttcttttccacTTACTGATGATAACAGCTCAAGCTCTCCTGATGAAGGAGTACTTCAGCAAAGTGATAATGCAAAGAACAAAAAGGTTAACCCCCTGCTTGTTGGTGAGAACCCAAGAAGTCCTGAAGGAAACTGTTGTTGGGTAGACACTGGTGAGAGACTATTTTTTGATGTTGCTGAGTTGCTAGTGTGGCTGCAGAACGCCAAAGAAGT ATCTCTTGATACATTGCACCCGGAGATTTTTGAGTTTGATCATGTCCATCCAGATTCAAATGTAGGAAATCCGGTGGCTATCTTATATGGTGCTCTGGGGACCCATTGCTTCGAACAATTTCATCATACCTTGACCAGTGCTGCCAGAGAG GGGAAAATCTATTATGTCGTTAGACCTGTGTTACCTTCTGGATGCGAATCAAAAAGTACCCCCTGTGGAGCTCTTGGTACCAGAGATTCCTTGAACTTGGGTGGTTATGGTGTGGAACTAGCTCTGAAAAATATGGAATACAAGGCTATGGATGACAGCATTGTAAAGAAAG GGGTCACTCTTGAAGATCCTCACACTGAAGATCTTAGCCAAGAAGTCAGGGGATTTATATTCTCTAGGATTCTG GAGCGTAAACAGGAGTTAACATCTGAAATAATGGCTTTCAGGGATTATCTTCTATCATCAACAGTTTCTGATACACTTGATGTCTGGGAGTTAAAAG atTTAGGGCATCAAACTGCACAGAGAATAGTTCATGCTGCTGATCCTTTGCAGTCAATGCaagaaattaatcaaaattttcctAGTGTTGTCTCTTCTTTATCTCGGATGAAG cTCAATGAATCTATCAAAGAGGAAATTGTTACAAATCAGCGAATGATTCCACCTGGAAAGTCATTAATGGCCCTGAATGGTGCCTTAGTCAATTTTGAAGATATTGACCTTTATCT GCTGGTTGACATGGTCCATCAGGAGTTATCATTAGCTGATCAATACTCTAAAATGAAG ATTCCTGTCAGCACCGTGAGGAAGCTCCTTTCAGCACTGCCCCCTTCTGAGTCTAGTACATTCCGTGTTGATTATCGCTCAAATCATGTTCATTATCTCAATAACTTGGAGGTGGATGAGATGTATAAACGTTGGCGGAGCAATTTGAACGAG ATCCTGATGCCAGTCTACCCTGGACAAATGCGTTACATCCGGAAGAATATCTTCCATGCAGTTTATGTTTTGGACCCTTCCTCCATTTGTGGGCTTGAG ACAATTGACGCAATTGTTTCAATGTTTGAGAATCATATTCCAATTAGATTTGGAGTGATATTATACTCTGCCAAGTTAATTGAGGAGATCGAATCAAGTGGTGGTCAACTTCCCCTTTCTTATAAGGAGGACAGCCCTAATCAGGAAGAACTCTCCAGTTTG ATTATTCGTCTTTTCATCTACATCAAGGAAAACCGAGGAATTGCAACAGCTTTCCAGTTCTTGAGCAAT GTGAACAAATTGCGAATTGAGTCGGCTGCTGAAGATCCTCCTGAGGTACACCATGTTGAAGGTGCATTTGTGGAAACACTGCT ACCTCAGGCTAAAACTCCTCCTCAAGATACCTTGCAGAAACTGGAGAAGGACCATACTTTCAAAGAACTCTCTGAGGAAAGCTCTCTGTTTGTGTTTAAGCTAGGTTTGGCTAAGAGACAATGTTGCCTCTTGTTCAATGGGCTTGTCCATGAGCCCACTGAG GATGCTCTTAtgaatgcaatgaatgatgagCTTCCTAAAATACAAGAACACGTTTATTTTGGGCACATAAACTCTCATACAGATATCCTGGACAAGTTTCTATCAGAGAGTGGCGTGCAGCGCTATAACCCACTG ATTATAGCTGAAGGGAAAGTCAAACCGAGATTTGTATCTCTCTCTGCTTTAATTCTAGCAGACAACTCATTTTTCAATGAAATCAACTACTTACATTCTACAGAAA CAATAGATGATTTGAAGCCCGTGACTCATCTTCTTGCTGTCAATATCGCGTCAGAGAAAGGGATGAGATTTCTTCGTGAAGGAATACATTATCTG ATGACGGGCACCACAACTGGACGCTTGGGAGTGCTGTTTAACTCCATTCAGGATCCTCACTCACCAAgcatttttttcatgaaagttTTCCAAATCACAGCTTCATCATATAG TCACAAGAAAGGCGCTCTGCAGTTCCTGGACCAAATTTGTTTGCTTTATCAACATGAATATATGCATGCATCTTCTGCGGGTACTGGAAACAGCGAGGCATTTATGGATAAGGTCTTTGAACTGGCTAATTCAAATGGATTGTCCTCAATGGGACTCAAGTCTGCTCTCTCTGGACTTTCTGATGAGAAGTTGAAAATGCACTTGAAGAAG GTGGGGAAGTTTTTGTTTGGAGAAGTTGGCTTGGAGTATGGTGCCAATGCAGTTATTACAAATGGGAGA GTGATTAGCCTAGCTGACAACACAACATTCTTGAGCCATGATTTGCAACTTTTGGAGTCTCTGGAATTTAAGCAAAGAATAAAGCATATAGTGGAAATAATTGAAGAAGTAGAATGGGAGAACATTGACCCTGATACGCTAACAAG TAAATTCATCAGTGACATTGTCATGTCTGTCTCATCTTCAATTTCTATGAGGGATCGAAATTCCGAAGGTGCTCGCTTTGAACTTCTGTCTGCGAAATACAG TGCTGTTGttttagaaaatgaaaattcCAGCATTCATATTGATGCTGTCATTGACCCCTTGAGCTCATCTGGTCAAAAGTTGTCTTCTCTTCTTCGGCTTGTGTCAAAGTCCGTTCGGCCAAGCATGAGGCTTGTACTCAACCCCATG AGTTCACTGGTTGATCTTCCATTGAAGAACTACTACAGATATGTTATACCAACACTG GATGACTTTAGTAGTACAGATTACACCATTTATGGTCCCAAAGCGTTTTTTGCTAATATGCCACCTTCTAAGACGCTAACTATGAATCTTGATGTTCCTGAGCCATGGCTCGTTGAGCCTGTAGTTGCTGT CCATGACCTAGATAATATGTTGCTTGAAAACCTGGGAGAGACTAGGACACTCCAAGCAGTGTATGAACTTGAAGCACTAGTCCTGACAG GTCATTGCTCTGAGAAGGATCAGGAGCCTCCTAGAGGACTTCAGCTAATCCTAGGCACTAAAAGTACACCTCACTTGGTTGACACACTTGTCATGGCCAATTTGGGTTACTGGCAAATGAAAGCGTTTCCTGGAGTTTGGTACCTGCAGCTTGCTCCTGGTCGAAGCTCAGAGCTTTATGCTTTGAaagatgatggtgatggtggtcAGGAGACAACTTTGTCAAAACGGATCATTATAGATGATTTGCGTGGTAAACTTGTTCACATGGAAGTGATTAAGAAAAAGGGCAAGGAACATGAAAAACTGTTGGTTTCAGCTGATGAAGATAGCCATTCACAAGAGAAGAAAAAG GGAAACCAGAACAGTTGGAATTCTAATATTCTTAAATGGGCTTCTGGATTTATTGGTGGCAGTGACCAATCAAAGAAGAGTAAAAACACTCCAGTG GAGCAGGTAACCGGTGGTCGTCATGGGAAGACGATTAACATATTCTCTGTTGCTTCTGGACACTT ATATGAACGCTTCCTAAAAATTATGATACTAAGTGTTCTAAAGAATACTCAACGGCCAGTGAAGTTCTGGTTCATAAAAAACTATTTGTCTCCTCAGTTCAAG GATGTAATCCCTCATATGGCTCGAGAATATGGTTTTGAATATGAACTAATTACCTACAAATGGCCTACATGgttgcacaaacaaaaggagAAGCAAAGAATCATTTGGGCATATAAAATTCTATTTCTTGATGTCATTTTCCCCCTGGCACTGGAGAAG GTTATCTTCGTAGACGCAGACCAAATTGTAAGAACTGACATGGGAGAACTTTATGACATGGATTTGAAAGGACGGCCACTTGCATACACACCTTTCTGTGATAACAACAGGGAGATGGATGGCTATCGTTTTTGGAAACAA GGCTTCTGGAAAGAGCATTTACGAGGAAGACCATATCATATTAG TGCTCTATATGTTGTCGATCTGCTTAAATTCCGGGAGACTGCTGCTGGAGATAATTTACGAGTGTTTTATGAGACACTGAGCAAGGATCCAAACAGTCTTTCAAATCTGGATCAG
- the LOC101252027 gene encoding UDP-glucose:glycoprotein glucosyltransferase isoform X2 — MNRKHHSIHQNSRMGTRFRFGFWVVIAVAFSICLSGYSVSAANSKPKNVQVALRAKWSGTPILLEAGELLSKESKDHFWDFIELWLHSADENSDCRSAKDCLKRIIKYGRSLLSESLIAMFEFSLTLRSASPRIVLYRQLAEESLSSFPLTDDNSSSSPDEGVLQQSDNAKNKKVNPLLVGENPRSPEGNCCWVDTGERLFFDVAELLVWLQNAKEVSLDTLHPEIFEFDHVHPDSNVGNPVAILYGALGTHCFEQFHHTLTSAAREGKIYYVVRPVLPSGCESKSTPCGALGTRDSLNLGGYGVELALKNMEYKAMDDSIVKKGVTLEDPHTEDLSQEVRGFIFSRILERKQELTSEIMAFRDYLLSSTVSDTLDVWELKDLGHQTAQRIVHAADPLQSMQEINQNFPSVVSSLSRMKLNESIKEEIVTNQRMIPPGKSLMALNGALVNFEDIDLYLLVDMVHQELSLADQYSKMKIPVSTVRKLLSALPPSESSTFRVDYRSNHVHYLNNLEVDEMYKRWRSNLNEILMPVYPGQMRYIRKNIFHAVYVLDPSSICGLETIDAIVSMFENHIPIRFGVILYSAKLIEEIESSGGQLPLSYKEDSPNQEELSSLIIRLFIYIKENRGIATAFQFLSNVNKLRIESAAEDPPEVHHVEGAFVETLLPQAKTPPQDTLQKLEKDHTFKELSEESSLFVFKLGLAKRQCCLLFNGLVHEPTEDALMNAMNDELPKIQEHVYFGHINSHTDILDKFLSESGVQRYNPLIIAEGKVKPRFVSLSALILADNSFFNEINYLHSTETIDDLKPVTHLLAVNIASEKGMRFLREGIHYLMTGTTTGRLGVLFNSIQDPHSPSIFFMKVFQITASSYSHKKGALQFLDQICLLYQHEYMHASSAGTGNSEAFMDKVFELANSNGLSSMGLKSALSGLSDEKLKMHLKKVGKFLFGEVGLEYGANAVITNGRVISLADNTTFLSHDLQLLESLEFKQRIKHIVEIIEEVEWENIDPDTLTSKFISDIVMSVSSSISMRDRNSEGARFELLSAKYSAVVLENENSSIHIDAVIDPLSSSGQKLSSLLRLVSKSVRPSMRLVLNPMSSLVDLPLKNYYRYVIPTLDDFSSTDYTIYGPKAFFANMPPSKTLTMNLDVPEPWLVEPVVAVHDLDNMLLENLGETRTLQAVYELEALVLTGHCSEKDQEPPRGLQLILGTKSTPHLVDTLVMANLGYWQMKAFPGVWYLQLAPGRSSELYALKDDGDGGQETTLSKRIIIDDLRGKLVHMEVIKKKGKEHEKLLVSADEDSHSQEKKKGNQNSWNSNILKWASGFIGGSDQSKKSKNTPVVTGGRHGKTINIFSVASGHLYERFLKIMILSVLKNTQRPVKFWFIKNYLSPQFKDVIPHMAREYGFEYELITYKWPTWLHKQKEKQRIIWAYKILFLDVIFPLALEKVIFVDADQIVRTDMGELYDMDLKGRPLAYTPFCDNNREMDGYRFWKQGFWKEHLRGRPYHISALYVVDLLKFRETAAGDNLRVFYETLSKDPNSLSNLDQDLPNYAQHTVPIFSLPQEWLWCESWCGNATKPKAKTIDLCNNPMTKEPKLQGAKRIVAEWPELDYEARRVTAKILGEDFDPQDQAAPPAETQKTISDTPLEDEESKSEL; from the exons ATGAATCGAAAACATCATTCTattcatcaaaattcaagaatggGGACTCGTTTCAGATTTGGGTTTTGGGTTGTGATCGCTGTTGCTTTCTCCATTTGCCTCTCTGGGTATTCAGTTTCTGCCGCAAATAGTAAACCCAAGAATGTTCAGGTTGCTCTTAGGGCTAAATGGTCTGGTACCCCTATACTCTTGGAAGCCGG GGAGTTGCTATCAAAGGAATCTAAGGACCATTTTTGGGATTTTATTGAGTTATGGCTTCACTCTGCAGATGAAAATTCTGACTGCCGTAGTGCCAAAGATTGCTTGAAGAGAATAATAAAGTATGGGAGGTCTCTATTAAGTGAATCTTTGATAGCCATGTTTGAGTTTTCTCTCACTCTTCGATCAGCATCTCCTCGGATTGTGCTTTATCGTCAGTTGGCAGAGgaatctctttcttcttttccacTTACTGATGATAACAGCTCAAGCTCTCCTGATGAAGGAGTACTTCAGCAAAGTGATAATGCAAAGAACAAAAAGGTTAACCCCCTGCTTGTTGGTGAGAACCCAAGAAGTCCTGAAGGAAACTGTTGTTGGGTAGACACTGGTGAGAGACTATTTTTTGATGTTGCTGAGTTGCTAGTGTGGCTGCAGAACGCCAAAGAAGT ATCTCTTGATACATTGCACCCGGAGATTTTTGAGTTTGATCATGTCCATCCAGATTCAAATGTAGGAAATCCGGTGGCTATCTTATATGGTGCTCTGGGGACCCATTGCTTCGAACAATTTCATCATACCTTGACCAGTGCTGCCAGAGAG GGGAAAATCTATTATGTCGTTAGACCTGTGTTACCTTCTGGATGCGAATCAAAAAGTACCCCCTGTGGAGCTCTTGGTACCAGAGATTCCTTGAACTTGGGTGGTTATGGTGTGGAACTAGCTCTGAAAAATATGGAATACAAGGCTATGGATGACAGCATTGTAAAGAAAG GGGTCACTCTTGAAGATCCTCACACTGAAGATCTTAGCCAAGAAGTCAGGGGATTTATATTCTCTAGGATTCTG GAGCGTAAACAGGAGTTAACATCTGAAATAATGGCTTTCAGGGATTATCTTCTATCATCAACAGTTTCTGATACACTTGATGTCTGGGAGTTAAAAG atTTAGGGCATCAAACTGCACAGAGAATAGTTCATGCTGCTGATCCTTTGCAGTCAATGCaagaaattaatcaaaattttcctAGTGTTGTCTCTTCTTTATCTCGGATGAAG cTCAATGAATCTATCAAAGAGGAAATTGTTACAAATCAGCGAATGATTCCACCTGGAAAGTCATTAATGGCCCTGAATGGTGCCTTAGTCAATTTTGAAGATATTGACCTTTATCT GCTGGTTGACATGGTCCATCAGGAGTTATCATTAGCTGATCAATACTCTAAAATGAAG ATTCCTGTCAGCACCGTGAGGAAGCTCCTTTCAGCACTGCCCCCTTCTGAGTCTAGTACATTCCGTGTTGATTATCGCTCAAATCATGTTCATTATCTCAATAACTTGGAGGTGGATGAGATGTATAAACGTTGGCGGAGCAATTTGAACGAG ATCCTGATGCCAGTCTACCCTGGACAAATGCGTTACATCCGGAAGAATATCTTCCATGCAGTTTATGTTTTGGACCCTTCCTCCATTTGTGGGCTTGAG ACAATTGACGCAATTGTTTCAATGTTTGAGAATCATATTCCAATTAGATTTGGAGTGATATTATACTCTGCCAAGTTAATTGAGGAGATCGAATCAAGTGGTGGTCAACTTCCCCTTTCTTATAAGGAGGACAGCCCTAATCAGGAAGAACTCTCCAGTTTG ATTATTCGTCTTTTCATCTACATCAAGGAAAACCGAGGAATTGCAACAGCTTTCCAGTTCTTGAGCAAT GTGAACAAATTGCGAATTGAGTCGGCTGCTGAAGATCCTCCTGAGGTACACCATGTTGAAGGTGCATTTGTGGAAACACTGCT ACCTCAGGCTAAAACTCCTCCTCAAGATACCTTGCAGAAACTGGAGAAGGACCATACTTTCAAAGAACTCTCTGAGGAAAGCTCTCTGTTTGTGTTTAAGCTAGGTTTGGCTAAGAGACAATGTTGCCTCTTGTTCAATGGGCTTGTCCATGAGCCCACTGAG GATGCTCTTAtgaatgcaatgaatgatgagCTTCCTAAAATACAAGAACACGTTTATTTTGGGCACATAAACTCTCATACAGATATCCTGGACAAGTTTCTATCAGAGAGTGGCGTGCAGCGCTATAACCCACTG ATTATAGCTGAAGGGAAAGTCAAACCGAGATTTGTATCTCTCTCTGCTTTAATTCTAGCAGACAACTCATTTTTCAATGAAATCAACTACTTACATTCTACAGAAA CAATAGATGATTTGAAGCCCGTGACTCATCTTCTTGCTGTCAATATCGCGTCAGAGAAAGGGATGAGATTTCTTCGTGAAGGAATACATTATCTG ATGACGGGCACCACAACTGGACGCTTGGGAGTGCTGTTTAACTCCATTCAGGATCCTCACTCACCAAgcatttttttcatgaaagttTTCCAAATCACAGCTTCATCATATAG TCACAAGAAAGGCGCTCTGCAGTTCCTGGACCAAATTTGTTTGCTTTATCAACATGAATATATGCATGCATCTTCTGCGGGTACTGGAAACAGCGAGGCATTTATGGATAAGGTCTTTGAACTGGCTAATTCAAATGGATTGTCCTCAATGGGACTCAAGTCTGCTCTCTCTGGACTTTCTGATGAGAAGTTGAAAATGCACTTGAAGAAG GTGGGGAAGTTTTTGTTTGGAGAAGTTGGCTTGGAGTATGGTGCCAATGCAGTTATTACAAATGGGAGA GTGATTAGCCTAGCTGACAACACAACATTCTTGAGCCATGATTTGCAACTTTTGGAGTCTCTGGAATTTAAGCAAAGAATAAAGCATATAGTGGAAATAATTGAAGAAGTAGAATGGGAGAACATTGACCCTGATACGCTAACAAG TAAATTCATCAGTGACATTGTCATGTCTGTCTCATCTTCAATTTCTATGAGGGATCGAAATTCCGAAGGTGCTCGCTTTGAACTTCTGTCTGCGAAATACAG TGCTGTTGttttagaaaatgaaaattcCAGCATTCATATTGATGCTGTCATTGACCCCTTGAGCTCATCTGGTCAAAAGTTGTCTTCTCTTCTTCGGCTTGTGTCAAAGTCCGTTCGGCCAAGCATGAGGCTTGTACTCAACCCCATG AGTTCACTGGTTGATCTTCCATTGAAGAACTACTACAGATATGTTATACCAACACTG GATGACTTTAGTAGTACAGATTACACCATTTATGGTCCCAAAGCGTTTTTTGCTAATATGCCACCTTCTAAGACGCTAACTATGAATCTTGATGTTCCTGAGCCATGGCTCGTTGAGCCTGTAGTTGCTGT CCATGACCTAGATAATATGTTGCTTGAAAACCTGGGAGAGACTAGGACACTCCAAGCAGTGTATGAACTTGAAGCACTAGTCCTGACAG GTCATTGCTCTGAGAAGGATCAGGAGCCTCCTAGAGGACTTCAGCTAATCCTAGGCACTAAAAGTACACCTCACTTGGTTGACACACTTGTCATGGCCAATTTGGGTTACTGGCAAATGAAAGCGTTTCCTGGAGTTTGGTACCTGCAGCTTGCTCCTGGTCGAAGCTCAGAGCTTTATGCTTTGAaagatgatggtgatggtggtcAGGAGACAACTTTGTCAAAACGGATCATTATAGATGATTTGCGTGGTAAACTTGTTCACATGGAAGTGATTAAGAAAAAGGGCAAGGAACATGAAAAACTGTTGGTTTCAGCTGATGAAGATAGCCATTCACAAGAGAAGAAAAAG GGAAACCAGAACAGTTGGAATTCTAATATTCTTAAATGGGCTTCTGGATTTATTGGTGGCAGTGACCAATCAAAGAAGAGTAAAAACACTCCAGTG GTAACCGGTGGTCGTCATGGGAAGACGATTAACATATTCTCTGTTGCTTCTGGACACTT ATATGAACGCTTCCTAAAAATTATGATACTAAGTGTTCTAAAGAATACTCAACGGCCAGTGAAGTTCTGGTTCATAAAAAACTATTTGTCTCCTCAGTTCAAG GATGTAATCCCTCATATGGCTCGAGAATATGGTTTTGAATATGAACTAATTACCTACAAATGGCCTACATGgttgcacaaacaaaaggagAAGCAAAGAATCATTTGGGCATATAAAATTCTATTTCTTGATGTCATTTTCCCCCTGGCACTGGAGAAG GTTATCTTCGTAGACGCAGACCAAATTGTAAGAACTGACATGGGAGAACTTTATGACATGGATTTGAAAGGACGGCCACTTGCATACACACCTTTCTGTGATAACAACAGGGAGATGGATGGCTATCGTTTTTGGAAACAA GGCTTCTGGAAAGAGCATTTACGAGGAAGACCATATCATATTAG TGCTCTATATGTTGTCGATCTGCTTAAATTCCGGGAGACTGCTGCTGGAGATAATTTACGAGTGTTTTATGAGACACTGAGCAAGGATCCAAACAGTCTTTCAAATCTGGATCAG